The Aeromicrobium senzhongii genome includes a window with the following:
- a CDS encoding single-stranded DNA-binding protein, which yields MAGETTITLVGNLTRDPELRFTPSGAAVADFTVASTARTFDRQTNEWKDGDTLFIRCSAWRQLAENVAGSLTKGTRVIVTGALKVREYERQDGGRGTSVEMTVDEVGPSLRNATAQVTRTSGGGGGQGGGFGGGNSGGNAGGFGGGQPAGQQSNASAWAQPSQPQAPAGGNDPWGGGGSAGGSTDEPPF from the coding sequence ATGGCAGGCGAAACCACCATCACCCTCGTCGGCAACCTGACCCGTGACCCCGAACTGCGGTTCACGCCGTCGGGTGCCGCGGTCGCCGACTTCACCGTCGCGTCCACCGCGCGCACGTTCGACCGTCAGACGAACGAGTGGAAGGACGGCGACACGCTGTTCATCCGCTGCTCGGCCTGGCGCCAGCTGGCCGAGAACGTCGCCGGCTCGCTGACCAAGGGCACCCGCGTCATCGTGACCGGTGCGCTGAAGGTCCGCGAGTACGAGCGTCAGGACGGCGGCCGGGGCACGAGCGTCGAGATGACGGTCGACGAGGTCGGCCCGTCGCTGCGCAACGCCACCGCCCAGGTCACCCGCACGTCGGGTGGCGGAGGCGGTCAGGGCGGCGGCTTCGGCGGCGGGAACTCCGGCGGCAACGCCGGTGGTTTCGGTGGCGGCCAGCCTGCTGGTCAGCAGTCGAACGCCAGCGCGTGGGCCCAGCCCTCGCAGCCGCAGGCGCCGGCCGGGGGCAACGACCCCTGGGGCGGCGGCGGCAGTGCCGGCGGTTCGACCGACGAGCCCCCCTTCTGA
- a CDS encoding ABC transporter ATP-binding protein produces MEKTVAAHAHELTKTYGKGDAQVRALDGVSLEIYEGEFTAVMGPSGSGKSTLMHCMAALDTPDGGRVTIGPTTLAKLDDKALTVMRREKIGFVFQAFNLVPTLTAEENILLPLSIAGRKPDPKWYANVIEAVGLADRLKHRPNEMSGGQAQRVACARALVSRPSIVFADEPTGNLDSTSGAEVLSFLRRSVDEFGQTIVMVTHDPVAASYTDRVVYLADGRVVSELRHPTAEKVLERMSVVQRRIGV; encoded by the coding sequence ATGGAAAAGACCGTCGCGGCGCACGCGCACGAGCTCACGAAGACGTACGGCAAGGGCGACGCCCAGGTCCGGGCGCTCGACGGGGTCTCGCTGGAGATCTACGAGGGTGAGTTCACGGCGGTCATGGGCCCCTCCGGATCGGGCAAGTCGACGCTGATGCACTGCATGGCGGCACTGGACACCCCCGACGGTGGTCGCGTGACGATCGGTCCCACCACGCTGGCCAAGCTCGACGACAAGGCGCTCACCGTGATGCGCCGCGAGAAGATCGGCTTCGTCTTCCAGGCGTTCAACCTGGTGCCCACGCTGACGGCCGAGGAGAACATCCTGCTGCCGCTGTCGATCGCCGGCCGCAAGCCCGATCCGAAGTGGTACGCCAACGTGATCGAGGCCGTCGGCCTGGCCGACCGGCTCAAGCACCGTCCCAACGAGATGTCCGGCGGTCAGGCCCAGCGCGTGGCGTGCGCCCGCGCGCTCGTCAGCCGTCCGTCGATCGTGTTCGCCGACGAGCCCACCGGCAACCTCGATTCCACGTCGGGCGCCGAGGTCCTGTCGTTCCTGCGCCGCAGTGTCGACGAGTTCGGCCAGACGATCGTCATGGTCACGCACGATCCCGTCGCCGCCAGCTACACCGACCGGGTCGTCTACCTGGCCGACGGCCGCGTGGTGTCCGAGCTGCGTCACCCCACGGCCGAGAAGGTCCTCGAGCGCATGAGCGTCGTCCAGCGCCGGATCGGCGTGTGA
- a CDS encoding transglutaminase family protein has translation MSMRMRVRHATTYTYSVPTRASYSEARLTPQTTSDQYVRRSRLEIAPTAWSQEYRDYWGATVTAFEVTDPHDELRVVATSVVDTADPAEPGRSIGWDDLDPSTLDRYCEFVHQQDKVRPSPSLVPLLDAIRATAATPGAYVEAVVELLRDRVKRLVAATHVSATAEEAWDTGRGVTHDITHVAIGALRHASIPARFVAGYVHPETEPQVDVPVEAEPHAWLEWWDGRWVGWDVTHGESPGERHIIVSRGRDFDDNPNLRGIYSTDGEVSTTVDVEITRLL, from the coding sequence ATGAGCATGCGCATGCGCGTCCGGCACGCGACGACCTATACGTACTCCGTGCCCACGCGGGCGTCGTACAGCGAGGCCCGGCTGACCCCGCAGACCACGTCCGACCAGTACGTCCGCCGGTCGCGGCTCGAGATCGCCCCGACGGCGTGGTCGCAGGAGTACCGCGACTACTGGGGCGCCACCGTGACGGCGTTCGAGGTCACCGACCCGCACGACGAGCTGCGGGTCGTGGCGACCTCGGTCGTCGACACCGCCGATCCGGCCGAGCCCGGCCGCTCCATCGGCTGGGACGACCTCGACCCGTCCACGCTCGACCGGTACTGCGAGTTCGTGCACCAGCAGGACAAGGTGCGCCCGTCGCCCTCGCTCGTCCCTTTGCTGGACGCGATTCGCGCCACCGCCGCGACGCCGGGGGCGTACGTGGAGGCGGTCGTCGAACTGCTGCGGGACCGGGTCAAGCGACTCGTCGCGGCCACCCACGTCAGCGCCACCGCCGAGGAGGCCTGGGACACCGGCCGCGGCGTCACGCACGACATCACCCACGTCGCGATCGGCGCCCTGCGTCACGCATCGATCCCGGCGCGCTTCGTCGCGGGATACGTCCACCCCGAGACCGAGCCGCAGGTCGACGTCCCGGTCGAGGCCGAGCCGCACGCGTGGCTGGAGTGGTGGGACGGACGCTGGGTCGGCTGGGACGTCACGCACGGCGAGTCCCCGGGCGAGCGTCACATCATCGTCTCGCGTGGGCGCGACTTCGACGACAACCCGAATCTGCGGGGGATCTACTCGACCGACGGCGAGGTCAGCACCACCGTCGACGTCGAGATCACCCGTCTGCTCTGA
- a CDS encoding ABC transporter permease: MRRVTWRNLVARKVRLFLSAFAIVLGIAFLSGSLVFTDTIGESFDQIAYGTVTDVAVRPETGNGDAIAMSVNREARSIPASVIEEISALPGVERAEGAVNGGGLFVVKKNNRLLGGTGAPTIALNAGDGDPIPNAAGDQMLKWEQGRAPTQDGEIALDARSAEVAGYRLGDTVKIALPSEPPILKAKLVGIFDFSSGGLAGATLVIFDDLSAQKYFLEGKDAFSVIQVEAKAGATQREVADQVAKVIPEGTESVTGDSVAEESKDLFDQLLGFLNTFLLVFAGIALVVGTFLIVNTFSILVAQRSRELALLRALGASRPQVSRSVLTEAFVIGVIGSTLGLAMGFGLAMLLKVLFSRFGLDLSGTSLVFQPRTVILAYAVGVLVTMLAAWIPARRAARVPPVAAMRDEVAMPESSLRWRLVIALLFGLAGAGSMAAGSWLDVPRPIVWVGAGIFGVLMAVALGSPIIASPVLAAFGVLYRTVYKSVGQLAAQNARRNPRRTAATASALMIGLALVTTMSILGASINTSIDKGVEREFSADFIVQNVSGQPFSPEISQKIGAVPGVAAVSPAQSIVFEADGTQVFASATDAEQFAEVFELAFSDGTAPTGENMIALSESMAESIDRSTGDVVKLAFSSGEFDATVTGVYADSNVVGQAIVPLTTVAAAGIKRGDTSLAINATPGTGTRTVRANLERAVGDNPTIVVQDKESYAEAQRSQVNTLLYLIYALLGLAIVIAVLGIVNTLALSVIERTREIGLLRAVGLTRPQLRRMVRLESVAIAILGAVLGIGAGLLFGIALQRSFQNDGISDLAIPIGSLAVFVVVSALVGVLAAVLPARRAAKLDVLKAITGE, translated from the coding sequence GTGCGCAGAGTCACCTGGCGCAACCTCGTAGCTCGCAAGGTCCGTCTGTTCCTGAGCGCCTTCGCGATCGTGCTGGGCATCGCGTTCCTCTCGGGCTCCCTGGTGTTCACCGACACGATCGGCGAGAGCTTCGACCAGATCGCGTACGGCACCGTCACCGACGTGGCGGTCCGGCCCGAGACGGGCAACGGCGACGCCATCGCGATGAGCGTCAACCGCGAGGCCCGCTCCATCCCGGCCTCGGTCATCGAGGAGATCTCCGCCCTGCCCGGCGTCGAGCGCGCGGAGGGTGCGGTCAACGGCGGCGGCCTGTTCGTCGTCAAGAAGAACAACCGTCTGCTCGGCGGCACCGGTGCGCCCACGATCGCCCTCAACGCCGGCGACGGCGACCCGATCCCGAACGCCGCCGGCGACCAGATGCTGAAGTGGGAGCAGGGCCGCGCTCCGACCCAGGACGGCGAGATCGCCCTCGACGCGCGCTCGGCCGAGGTGGCCGGCTATCGCCTGGGCGACACCGTCAAGATCGCGCTGCCCAGCGAGCCGCCCATCCTCAAGGCGAAGCTCGTGGGCATCTTCGACTTCAGCTCCGGCGGCCTGGCCGGCGCGACGCTCGTGATCTTCGACGATCTCAGCGCCCAGAAGTACTTCCTCGAGGGCAAGGACGCCTTCAGTGTCATCCAGGTCGAGGCCAAGGCCGGGGCGACCCAGCGCGAGGTGGCCGACCAGGTTGCCAAGGTCATCCCCGAGGGCACGGAGTCGGTCACGGGCGACTCGGTCGCCGAGGAGTCCAAGGACCTCTTCGACCAGCTGCTCGGGTTCCTCAACACCTTCCTGCTGGTCTTCGCCGGCATCGCCCTGGTGGTCGGCACCTTCCTGATCGTCAACACGTTCTCGATCCTGGTTGCCCAGCGCAGTCGCGAACTGGCCCTGCTGCGCGCCCTGGGCGCCTCGCGTCCCCAGGTCAGCCGCTCGGTGCTGACCGAGGCGTTCGTGATCGGCGTCATCGGCTCGACGTTGGGCCTGGCGATGGGCTTCGGCCTGGCGATGCTGCTCAAGGTCCTGTTCAGCCGGTTCGGCCTCGACCTGTCGGGCACGTCGCTGGTGTTCCAGCCGCGGACGGTCATCCTGGCCTACGCCGTCGGCGTTCTGGTGACGATGCTCGCGGCGTGGATCCCCGCCCGTCGCGCCGCCCGGGTGCCCCCGGTCGCGGCGATGCGCGACGAGGTCGCGATGCCCGAGTCGTCGCTGCGGTGGCGGCTCGTGATCGCGTTGCTGTTCGGCTTGGCCGGTGCCGGGTCGATGGCGGCCGGCTCCTGGCTCGACGTTCCCCGCCCCATCGTCTGGGTCGGTGCGGGCATCTTCGGCGTGCTGATGGCGGTCGCGCTGGGCAGCCCGATCATCGCGTCGCCGGTCCTGGCCGCCTTCGGCGTCCTCTATCGGACCGTCTACAAGTCGGTGGGTCAGTTGGCGGCGCAGAACGCGCGGCGCAACCCGCGGCGCACGGCCGCGACCGCGTCGGCGCTGATGATCGGTCTCGCGCTGGTCACGACGATGTCGATCCTGGGCGCCTCGATCAACACGTCCATCGACAAGGGCGTCGAGCGCGAGTTCTCGGCCGACTTCATCGTCCAGAACGTCAGTGGCCAGCCGTTCTCGCCCGAGATCTCGCAGAAGATCGGCGCGGTCCCGGGCGTCGCGGCCGTCTCGCCGGCCCAGTCGATCGTGTTCGAGGCCGACGGCACGCAGGTCTTCGCGTCGGCGACCGACGCCGAGCAGTTCGCGGAGGTCTTCGAGCTGGCGTTCTCCGATGGCACGGCGCCCACCGGCGAGAACATGATCGCGCTCAGCGAGTCGATGGCGGAGTCGATCGACCGCTCGACGGGCGACGTGGTGAAGCTGGCGTTCAGCTCCGGTGAGTTCGACGCGACCGTGACGGGTGTGTACGCCGACAGCAACGTCGTCGGCCAGGCCATCGTGCCGCTGACCACCGTCGCGGCGGCGGGCATCAAGCGCGGCGACACCTCGCTGGCGATCAACGCCACCCCCGGCACCGGCACGCGCACCGTGCGGGCCAACCTCGAGCGGGCGGTGGGCGACAACCCCACGATCGTCGTGCAGGACAAGGAGAGCTACGCCGAGGCGCAGCGCTCGCAGGTCAACACGCTGCTGTACCTGATCTACGCGCTGCTGGGTCTGGCGATCGTCATCGCCGTGCTGGGCATCGTGAACACGCTGGCGCTCAGCGTCATCGAGCGCACCCGCGAGATCGGACTGCTCCGCGCGGTTGGCCTGACCCGTCCGCAGTTGCGGCGCATGGTGCGCCTGGAGTCGGTGGCGATCGCGATCCTGGGTGCGGTGCTGGGGATCGGAGCAGGGCTGCTGTTCGGCATCGCCCTGCAACGCTCCTTCCAGAACGACGGCATCAGCGACCTGGCCATCCCGATCGGCTCCTTGGCGGTGTTCGTGGTGGTCTCGGCGCTCGTCGGCGTCCTCGCGGCCGTGCTGCCGGCACGTCGTGCCGCCAAGCTCGACGTGTTGAAGGCGATCACCGGCGAGTGA
- a CDS encoding siderophore-interacting protein has translation MARTRREAVGWPTILRELRVVRVADVSETTRRVTLTGEQLEAFPVAGGTAAPFRSEGFDDHVKLLVPLEGTDRPPLPVQGPDRLEWGGAGGRPVAKDYTPRRFADGELDLDFVLHEGGFAAGWARRTQPGDPAWIVGPTRSLLLPTGVDRFVLGGDETALPAIARLLDEWTGTMSADIVIEVASPAGIQDLPSLEGVTIRWVHGADAWIDAIRELPWPDVPTFCWVAGESGAVREVRRHLADERGVPRDCLDATGYWRR, from the coding sequence ATGGCCCGTACCCGGCGCGAAGCGGTGGGTTGGCCGACGATCCTGCGCGAGCTGCGCGTCGTCCGGGTCGCCGACGTCTCTGAGACGACCCGGCGGGTCACCCTGACCGGCGAGCAGCTTGAGGCGTTCCCCGTCGCCGGTGGCACCGCGGCGCCGTTCCGGTCCGAGGGCTTCGACGACCACGTGAAGCTGCTCGTCCCCCTCGAGGGCACCGATCGTCCGCCGCTGCCGGTGCAAGGGCCCGACCGGCTCGAGTGGGGTGGCGCCGGCGGTCGCCCGGTGGCCAAGGACTACACGCCGCGGCGCTTCGCCGATGGCGAGCTCGACCTGGACTTCGTGCTGCACGAGGGCGGGTTCGCCGCCGGTTGGGCCCGTCGCACGCAGCCGGGGGACCCGGCCTGGATCGTCGGCCCCACCCGATCGCTGCTGCTGCCGACCGGGGTCGACCGGTTCGTGCTGGGGGGCGACGAGACGGCCCTGCCCGCCATCGCGCGGCTGCTCGACGAGTGGACCGGCACGATGAGCGCCGACATCGTCATCGAGGTGGCCTCGCCGGCCGGGATCCAGGACCTCCCGTCCCTCGAGGGCGTGACGATCCGCTGGGTCCACGGCGCGGACGCCTGGATCGACGCGATCCGCGAGCTGCCCTGGCCCGACGTGCCGACGTTCTGCTGGGTCGCCGGCGAGTCCGGCGCCGTGCGCGAGGTGCGCCGCCACCTCGCCGACGAGCGTGGCGTGCCCCGCGACTGCCTCGACGCCACCGGCTACTGGCGGCGCTGA
- the rplI gene encoding 50S ribosomal protein L9 — MKLILTHEVSNLGQPGDIVEVKDGYGRNFLLPRNFAIRWTKGAANQVESIKAARDARAVHDLETAKSIKGNLESSAINVSAQAGEGGRLFGAVTVTDIADALAEAGAQVDKRRIEVGNPIKSLGSHTVSVRVHPEVVATVKLNVVAAK; from the coding sequence ATGAAGCTCATCCTCACGCACGAGGTCTCGAACCTCGGCCAGCCCGGCGACATCGTCGAGGTCAAGGACGGCTACGGCCGTAACTTCCTGCTGCCGCGCAACTTCGCCATCCGTTGGACGAAGGGCGCTGCCAACCAGGTCGAGTCGATCAAGGCTGCTCGCGATGCGCGCGCCGTGCACGATCTCGAGACCGCCAAGTCGATCAAGGGCAACCTCGAGTCGTCCGCGATCAACGTCTCGGCGCAGGCTGGCGAGGGCGGTCGCCTCTTCGGCGCCGTCACCGTCACCGACATCGCCGACGCGCTGGCCGAGGCCGGCGCGCAGGTCGACAAGCGTCGCATCGAAGTCGGCAACCCGATCAAGAGCCTCGGCTCGCACACGGTCTCCGTCCGCGTGCACCCCGAGGTCGTCGCGACGGTCAAGCTGAACGTCGTCGCCGCCAAGTGA
- a CDS encoding MATE family efflux transporter, translated as MRISSLDRRILAITVPAFAALICEPLMLMADTAIVGHLGRAELAALGAASTVLSTIVGLCVFLAYGSTATVARHQGAGEPRRALEAALGGVWLALLIGLVLGAFTSVAARPMARALSSSPAVADLTTEYLRIAAASIPAVLLVLAATGALRGVLDLRTPLVVMVAANVLNVVLTVALVYGAGLDLRGAALGLVLAQWAAALALVAQVLRRSRETEASPRLRWDDVARAAREGVPLLLRTLSLRAVLLLATLVAAGFGDASLAAHQIATTLVMFLAFALDAFAIAAQTLTGHSLGAGDAEGTRHVTRRVIAWGLGFGIVAGALLALTAPWVARAFTPDADVRAAAVPALLLVALIQPISGVVFVLDGVLIGAGDGVYLAWASLITLLIYAPVALLIRATDAGFTWLWAAYALFQATRWVTLWLRQRSDRWLVLGST; from the coding sequence GTGCGGATCTCCTCTCTCGACCGTCGAATCCTCGCGATCACGGTCCCGGCCTTCGCCGCGCTGATCTGCGAGCCCCTCATGCTGATGGCCGACACCGCCATCGTGGGTCACCTCGGCCGGGCCGAGCTGGCCGCGCTCGGGGCCGCCTCCACGGTCTTGTCGACCATCGTCGGGCTGTGCGTCTTCCTGGCCTACGGCAGCACCGCCACGGTCGCCCGGCACCAGGGCGCCGGGGAGCCCCGCCGGGCCCTGGAGGCGGCCCTGGGAGGCGTCTGGTTGGCCTTGCTGATCGGCCTCGTGCTCGGTGCCTTCACGTCGGTGGCCGCGCGGCCGATGGCCCGGGCACTGTCCAGCTCGCCCGCGGTCGCGGACCTCACCACCGAGTACCTGAGGATCGCCGCCGCGAGCATCCCCGCCGTGCTGCTCGTCCTGGCCGCCACCGGCGCCCTGCGCGGGGTGTTGGACCTGCGCACGCCCCTGGTCGTGATGGTCGCGGCGAACGTCCTGAACGTGGTGCTGACGGTCGCGCTGGTCTACGGGGCGGGCCTGGACCTGCGCGGCGCCGCCCTCGGCCTGGTGCTGGCCCAGTGGGCCGCCGCCCTCGCTCTCGTGGCCCAGGTCCTGCGCCGAAGCCGCGAGACCGAGGCCTCGCCCCGCCTGCGGTGGGACGACGTCGCCCGCGCCGCGCGCGAGGGCGTCCCCCTGCTGTTGCGCACGCTGAGCCTGCGCGCCGTCCTGCTGCTGGCCACCCTCGTCGCGGCCGGGTTCGGCGACGCCTCGCTCGCCGCGCACCAGATCGCCACCACCCTGGTCATGTTCCTGGCGTTCGCGCTCGACGCCTTCGCGATCGCGGCGCAGACGCTGACGGGTCACTCGCTCGGGGCCGGCGACGCCGAGGGCACCCGTCACGTCACGCGACGGGTCATCGCCTGGGGGCTCGGCTTCGGCATCGTCGCCGGCGCTCTGCTGGCGTTGACCGCGCCGTGGGTCGCGCGTGCCTTCACCCCCGACGCGGACGTGCGCGCGGCCGCGGTGCCCGCCCTCCTGCTGGTCGCGCTCATCCAGCCGATCTCGGGGGTCGTGTTCGTGCTGGACGGCGTGCTGATCGGCGCCGGGGACGGCGTGTACCTGGCATGGGCCAGTCTGATCACGCTGCTGATCTACGCGCCGGTGGCGCTGCTGATCCGGGCGACGGACGCCGGCTTCACCTGGTTGTGGGCCGCGTACGCGCTGTTCCAGGCCACGCGGTGGGTGACGCTGTGGCTGCGCCAGCGCAGTGACCGCTGGCTCGTGCTCGGCTCGACCTGA
- the rpsR gene encoding 30S ribosomal protein S18, with product MAKPVVRKPKKKSNPLAVAGVTTIDYKDTALLRKFISDRGKIRARRVTGVSVQEQRQIAKAIKNAREMALLPYTSSGR from the coding sequence ATGGCCAAGCCCGTTGTCCGGAAGCCGAAGAAGAAGAGCAACCCGCTCGCGGTTGCCGGCGTCACCACCATCGATTACAAGGACACCGCACTGCTGCGGAAGTTCATCTCCGACCGCGGCAAGATCCGCGCTCGTCGCGTCACCGGCGTGTCCGTCCAGGAGCAGCGTCAGATCGCCAAGGCGATCAAGAACGCGCGCGAGATGGCGCTGCTGCCCTACACGTCCAGCGGTCGCTGA
- a CDS encoding ABC transporter family substrate-binding protein, whose amino-acid sequence MALASTLLAGCFGGGDDSSDETTASSQSPKTSADTSLPLADVHPAGEDDVRFGGTLRLGIGSFPATFNPVHTAGVASTAPQILAPTLGSAVRVRADGSWVVDPNYATDVDIIDRSPLTVRVELNRQAVWQGGSPITAADMVSFVKAMQDDDYAAARVPAIDAVDEVRADGAFAYEVVFDEPTADWPAAVYPTLPKAYTKSVKTFNRGLTAKAPSANGPYIVSGIERRTGTITLERNPRWWGSRPKLDSIVWRIGPDDVLAAAHVAGELESAPVTPANRKALADADLRASLGSDWSQLTINGGTGPLADADVRRAVMLAVDAEGVVKDTSKRYGVSTVPMSSVVLLPGQVGDPKTKPLARNVDRAAALLAKAGWKREGGKGLVRRKGRPLTLTLPVPNTRSGAVERAEAIADDLAEVGVRVKVQEVPGDTFFEKVVIPLDFDLTTFTWSVEPFGLGEVKRLFTPIDSPLNFTGKSSKATAKAFDAAIAQLDVKKRTAAIAKVDKVTRAQASIMPLAVVPEVLAVDPDVRNYGPTALADLDWTRVGFAEGSD is encoded by the coding sequence GTGGCGCTGGCGAGCACGCTGCTCGCCGGCTGCTTCGGTGGGGGCGATGACTCCTCCGACGAGACGACCGCGAGCTCGCAGAGCCCGAAGACCTCCGCCGACACGTCGCTGCCGCTGGCCGACGTGCACCCGGCCGGTGAGGACGACGTCCGGTTCGGCGGCACCCTGCGGCTCGGCATCGGCTCGTTCCCGGCCACGTTCAACCCGGTCCACACCGCCGGTGTCGCCAGTACCGCGCCGCAGATCCTCGCCCCGACCCTCGGCAGTGCCGTCCGGGTCCGGGCTGACGGCTCGTGGGTGGTCGACCCGAACTACGCCACCGACGTCGACATCATCGACCGCTCCCCGCTGACCGTCCGGGTCGAGCTCAATCGCCAGGCCGTGTGGCAGGGCGGGTCGCCGATCACCGCGGCCGACATGGTGTCGTTCGTCAAGGCGATGCAGGACGACGACTACGCCGCCGCGCGCGTCCCCGCGATCGACGCGGTCGACGAGGTCCGGGCCGACGGTGCGTTCGCCTACGAGGTCGTCTTCGACGAGCCGACCGCCGACTGGCCCGCCGCGGTCTACCCGACGCTGCCGAAGGCCTACACGAAGTCCGTCAAGACGTTCAACCGTGGACTCACCGCCAAGGCGCCCTCCGCGAACGGGCCCTACATCGTCTCGGGGATCGAGCGCCGCACCGGCACGATCACCCTCGAGCGCAACCCGCGGTGGTGGGGCAGTCGCCCCAAGCTGGACTCGATCGTGTGGCGCATCGGTCCCGACGACGTCCTGGCCGCCGCGCACGTGGCCGGCGAGCTGGAGTCGGCTCCCGTCACGCCCGCCAACCGCAAGGCGCTGGCGGACGCGGACCTGCGGGCCTCGCTCGGGTCGGATTGGTCGCAGCTGACGATCAACGGCGGCACCGGGCCGCTGGCCGACGCCGACGTGCGCCGTGCCGTGATGCTGGCGGTCGACGCCGAGGGCGTCGTGAAGGACACGTCCAAGCGTTACGGCGTCAGTACGGTGCCGATGAGCTCGGTCGTGCTGCTGCCCGGTCAGGTCGGCGACCCGAAGACCAAGCCGCTGGCGCGCAACGTCGACCGCGCCGCTGCGCTGTTGGCGAAGGCCGGCTGGAAGCGCGAGGGCGGCAAGGGCCTGGTCCGCCGCAAGGGCCGTCCCCTGACCCTGACGTTGCCGGTCCCGAACACCCGGTCCGGCGCCGTCGAGCGAGCTGAGGCGATCGCCGATGATCTCGCCGAGGTCGGCGTCCGGGTCAAGGTCCAGGAGGTGCCCGGTGACACGTTCTTCGAGAAGGTCGTGATCCCGCTCGACTTTGACCTGACCACGTTCACCTGGTCGGTCGAGCCGTTCGGCCTGGGCGAGGTCAAGCGCCTCTTCACCCCGATCGACAGCCCGCTGAACTTCACCGGCAAGTCGTCGAAGGCCACGGCGAAGGCGTTCGACGCGGCGATCGCGCAGCTCGACGTGAAGAAGCGCACGGCCGCGATCGCCAAGGTCGACAAGGTCACGCGCGCCCAGGCGTCGATCATGCCGCTGGCCGTGGTGCCCGAGGTGCTCGCCGTCGATCCCGACGTGCGCAACTACGGACCCACCGCCCTGGCCGACCTGGACTGGACCCGGGTGGGCTTCGCGGAGGGCAGCGACTGA
- the mgrA gene encoding L-glyceraldehyde 3-phosphate reductase, with product MSTDWTRNRVDETHRPWQADADRYQSLEYRRVGRSGLLLPPISLGLWWNFGDNRTFDSQREILRHAFDLGITHFDLANNYGPPPGSAEENFGRMMRGDFAPYRDELIISTKAGWDMWPGPYGFLGSRKYLLASLDASLTRMGLDHVDIFYSHRADPDTPVEETVGALDTAVRQGKALYVGISSYSAERTRRAAEVAADLGTPLVIHQPAYSMVNRWVEDELFATLEDVGMGSIAFTPLAQGLLTDRYLGDEPVQRAGGRSSFDDSVVEGNRDRLRGLADVARERGQTLAQLAISWVLRPGAATSALIGASRTEQLDENIQAAANTDFTAEELDRIDELVGHDADARVDLWGGSADIV from the coding sequence ATGAGCACCGACTGGACCCGCAACCGCGTCGACGAGACCCACCGCCCGTGGCAGGCCGACGCCGACCGCTACCAGAGCCTGGAGTACCGGCGGGTGGGCCGGTCGGGCCTGCTGCTGCCGCCGATCAGCCTCGGGCTGTGGTGGAATTTCGGTGACAACCGCACGTTCGACAGCCAGCGCGAGATCCTGCGCCACGCCTTCGACCTGGGCATCACGCACTTCGACCTGGCCAACAACTACGGCCCGCCGCCGGGGTCGGCCGAGGAGAACTTCGGCCGGATGATGCGCGGCGACTTCGCGCCCTACCGCGACGAGCTGATCATCTCGACCAAGGCCGGCTGGGACATGTGGCCCGGCCCGTACGGGTTCCTCGGCTCGCGCAAGTACCTGCTGGCGAGCCTCGACGCGTCGCTGACCCGGATGGGTCTGGACCACGTCGACATCTTCTACTCACACCGTGCCGATCCGGACACGCCCGTCGAGGAGACGGTGGGGGCGCTCGACACGGCGGTGCGCCAGGGCAAGGCGCTCTACGTCGGCATCTCGTCGTACTCGGCCGAGCGCACGCGCCGCGCCGCCGAGGTGGCCGCCGACCTGGGTACGCCGCTGGTCATCCACCAGCCGGCCTACTCGATGGTCAACCGCTGGGTCGAGGACGAGCTGTTCGCCACTCTCGAGGACGTCGGCATGGGTTCGATCGCCTTCACCCCGCTGGCGCAAGGGCTGTTGACGGACCGCTACCTCGGCGACGAGCCGGTGCAGCGGGCCGGCGGCCGGTCCTCGTTCGACGACTCGGTGGTCGAGGGCAACCGCGATCGCCTGCGTGGCCTGGCCGACGTCGCCCGCGAGCGCGGCCAGACCCTGGCCCAGCTCGCGATCTCCTGGGTGCTGCGGCCCGGCGCGGCCACCTCGGCCCTCATCGGCGCCTCGCGCACCGAGCAGCTCGACGAGAACATCCAGGCGGCGGCGAACACCGATTTCACCGCCGAGGAGCTCGATCGGATCGACGAGCTCGTCGGTCACGACGCCGACGCGCGGGTCGACCTGTGGGGCGGATCGGCTGACATCGTGTAA
- the rpsF gene encoding 30S ribosomal protein S6: MRKYEVMVILDADVDERSVEKSLSTYLNNTIVADGGSVDAIDVWGKRRLAYEINKKSEGIYAVIGLSAEPASVKELDRQLSLNESVVRTKVTRPDVK; encoded by the coding sequence CTGCGCAAGTACGAAGTCATGGTCATCCTCGATGCGGACGTCGATGAGCGTTCCGTCGAGAAGAGCCTCTCGACCTACCTCAACAACACGATCGTCGCCGACGGCGGTTCCGTCGACGCCATCGATGTGTGGGGCAAGCGCCGCCTGGCCTACGAGATCAACAAGAAGTCCGAGGGCATCTACGCCGTCATCGGTCTGTCCGCCGAGCCCGCCTCGGTCAAGGAGCTGGACCGTCAGCTGTCGCTGAACGAGTCCGTCGTCCGTACGAAGGTCACGCGTCCCGACGTGAAGTGA